One Primulina tabacum isolate GXHZ01 chromosome 10, ASM2559414v2, whole genome shotgun sequence DNA segment encodes these proteins:
- the LOC142505328 gene encoding LOW QUALITY PROTEIN: ABSCISIC ACID-INSENSITIVE 5-like protein 7 (The sequence of the model RefSeq protein was modified relative to this genomic sequence to represent the inferred CDS: deleted 1 base in 1 codon) — protein sequence MGSYMNFKNFEDTSQTDDNGWNQTSNPPFARQTSIYSLTFDEFQNSLGLPGKEFGSMNMEELLKSIWTAEETHVLTSTMGDGIAPNGSLQRQGSLTLPRTLSQKTVDEVWRDVLKETIGVQDVSASGGLNLGPREPTLGEMTLEDFLAKVGVVREDAQTSGGPTNNGVCSGLPLQNGNNNAGLTTEFQQVPSQNNVVLGNQHFLTSANVGIYTSGVSVTCVASQPQPQPQLQSILPKRTTLAFSSPSNMGNNSPVKGSSMAGITNVMDNSVYQNGARGMGGLSNGVTVTQSSPRNSPHCNVIVKGCIDSPSLSPSPLPYAFDQVGGRGRKSTASLEKVVERRRRRMIKNRESAARSRARKQAYTLELEAEVATLKEMNWELRRKQQEILEMQKNQTTETTKRPGGVQSSRLRRTCLRRTCTGPW from the exons ATGGGGTCTTACATGAACTTCAAGAATTTTGAAGACACCTCTCAAACAGATGACAATGGTTGGAATCAAACAAGTAACCCCCCCTTTGCGCGGCAGACTTCTATATACTCCTTGACTTTCGATGAGTTCCAAAACTCTTTGGGTTTACCTGGGAAGGAATTTGGATCCATGAATATGGAGGAACTTTTGAAAAGCATTTGGACAGCTGAAGAAACACATGTCTTGACTTCTACCATGGGAGATGGGATTGCACCGAATGGGAGTTTGCAGAGGCAAGGTTCATTAACTTTACCACGCACACTTAGCCAAAAAACTGTCGATGAAGTGTGGAGAGACGTTCTAAAAGAGACCATTGGCGTACAAGATGTTAGCGCTAGTGGTGGCTTGAACTTGGGTCCTAGGGAGCCCACTTTGGGTGAGATGACATTAGAAGACTTTTTGGCAAAAGTTGGCGTGGTTAGAGAAGATGCTCAAACTTCTGGAGGGCCAACCAACAATGGAGTTTGTTCTGGTTTACCTCTACAAAATGGTAATAATAATGCTGGTTTAACGACAGAGTTTCAACAAGTACCATCTCAGAACAATGTTGTATTGGGCAATCAACACTTTCTTACTTCGGCAAATGTGGGGATCTACACAAGTGGTGTTAGTGTGACCTGTGTTGCATCACAACCGCAACCACAGCCACAATTACAGTCTATTCTTCCGAAGAGAACAACCTTGGCCTTTTCTTCTCCTTCGAATATGGGAAACAACTCCCCAGTGAAGGGTTCA TCAATGGCTGGGATAACGAATGTTATGGATAATAGCGTGTATCAAAATGGAGCGAGGGGCATGGGGGGATTATCAAATGGAGTGACTGTCACACAAAGTTCGCCCAGGAATTCTCCTCACTGTAATGTTATTGTCAAGGGTTGCATAGATTCACCGTCCCTTTCTCCTTCTCCTTTGCCTTATGCATTTGATCAAGTCGGGGGACGAGGGAGGAAATCAACTGCTTCTTTGGAGAAAGTAGTGGAGAGAAGGCGGAGGAGAATGATAAAAAACAGGGAGTCTGCTGCGAGGTCTCGTGCTAGGAAGCAG GCATATACTTTGGAATTGGAAGCGGAAGTAGCAACACTCAAAGAAATGAACTGGGAGTTGCGCAGAAAA CAGCAAGAAATTTTGGAGATGCAGAAAAATCAG ACGACGGAGACAACAAAGAGACCAGGGGGAGTTCAAAGTAGTCGTCTGCGAAGGACGTGCCTGCGGAGAACGTGCACGGGACCTTGGTAG